From the Candidatus Binatus sp. genome, one window contains:
- a CDS encoding VOC family protein, which produces MAGTDDIRMRFDHVSIAVKSIDRAYDFFSKYFPITLRSPKTMDEQVSGSFYWQDFHLGGFVVELIEDPAGKPGFVTRFIEKQGEGMHHLSIEVDNIEALTSKLKAGGVRVVDEQQYDSGSATAFISPRSSFGTLIQFWHVPDWSQLHPKPAPDGKANFDHVSIAVKDIDAAYSFFRTYFPGTKIEHEPHVSNSEGNFRLGHLEVAEFKLEFIQSPPNRTANDFVGKFIERYGEGMHHISIDLKDFDETRERLKRDGVRVVDEKLNWRGERQYFISPQSAFGVLIQVWDGLN; this is translated from the coding sequence ATGGCAGGGACTGACGACATCAGGATGAGGTTCGACCACGTTTCGATCGCGGTGAAGTCGATCGATCGCGCGTACGATTTCTTCTCGAAGTATTTTCCGATCACGCTGCGCAGCCCGAAAACGATGGACGAGCAGGTCAGCGGCTCGTTCTACTGGCAGGACTTTCATCTCGGCGGATTCGTCGTCGAGCTGATCGAGGATCCCGCCGGCAAGCCCGGCTTCGTCACCAGGTTTATCGAGAAGCAGGGCGAGGGGATGCATCATCTGTCGATTGAGGTGGACAATATCGAGGCGCTGACCTCGAAGCTGAAGGCGGGCGGCGTGCGCGTCGTAGATGAACAGCAATACGATTCGGGCTCGGCGACGGCGTTCATCTCGCCGCGGTCGTCATTCGGCACGCTGATCCAGTTCTGGCACGTGCCGGACTGGAGCCAGTTGCATCCGAAGCCCGCGCCCGACGGCAAGGCGAATTTCGATCACGTCTCGATCGCGGTGAAGGATATCGACGCGGCGTACTCGTTTTTCCGCACTTATTTTCCCGGCACCAAAATCGAGCACGAGCCGCACGTCAGCAATTCGGAGGGCAACTTCAGGCTGGGGCATCTCGAGGTCGCCGAATTCAAGCTGGAATTTATCCAGAGCCCGCCAAATCGGACGGCGAACGATTTCGTGGGGAAGTTTATCGAGCGCTACGGCGAGGGGATGCATCACATATCGATCGATCTCAAGGATTTCGACGAGACGCGCGAGCGGCTGAAGCGCGACGGCGTGCGGGTGGTCGATGAAAAGCTCAACTGGCGCGGCGAGCGGCAGTATTTCATCTCGCCGCAATCGGCGTTCGGGGTGTTGATCCAGGTTTGGGACGGGTTGAATTAG
- a CDS encoding metallophosphoesterase: MKIISFGDVHMATRNLARMDEVMRDCDLVIVSGDLTNFGGAAEARKVLDEVRAACPNVLALPGNLDQLEVIPYLEAEGIALHGRGQVVDGVGIFGCGGSNITPFGTPTELTEDEIYEKLRAGYEMVRDARPLLMICHTPPFETKCDRIRSGMAVGSTAARRFISEVHPDVCISGHVHESAGVDQIGPTKVLNAGPFKGGGYIVVRAEGGTLDARLEFL, from the coding sequence ATGAAGATAATCTCCTTTGGCGACGTTCACATGGCGACGCGCAATCTGGCGCGCATGGATGAGGTGATGCGCGATTGCGATCTCGTGATTGTTTCGGGCGATCTCACCAACTTCGGCGGCGCGGCCGAGGCCCGCAAAGTGCTCGACGAGGTGCGCGCGGCGTGCCCCAACGTGCTCGCGTTGCCGGGGAACCTCGATCAGCTCGAAGTGATTCCGTATCTCGAAGCGGAGGGAATCGCGCTGCATGGGCGCGGGCAGGTCGTCGATGGAGTCGGCATCTTCGGATGCGGCGGCTCGAATATCACGCCATTCGGCACACCGACCGAACTCACCGAAGACGAAATCTACGAGAAGCTGCGCGCCGGCTACGAGATGGTCCGCGATGCGCGCCCGCTCCTGATGATCTGTCATACGCCGCCATTCGAAACGAAGTGCGATCGAATCAGGAGCGGCATGGCGGTCGGCAGCACGGCGGCGCGGCGCTTTATCAGCGAGGTGCATCCGGACGTTTGTATCTCGGGGCACGTCCATGAATCGGCGGGCGTCGATCAAATCGGGCCGACCAAAGTTCTGAACGCCGGACCGTTCAAGGGCGGCGGATATATCGTGGTGCGCGCCGAGGGCGGGACGCTGGATGCGAGGCTCGAATTTCTTTGA